The DNA sequence CAGGTCGGCGACCGGGTGCTGTTCGAGCCGCAGGACCGGGCGAACGTCGAGCTGCAGGGCATCGAGTACGTCCTGCTCCGCGAACGCGATGTGCATGCGGTGGCCGCGTCGCGAGTCAGCGACGCCGGGACCGGTCTCTACCTCTGACGCGCCGTGGCCGCTGCCGGGTGGTCGAGGTCGTGGTGGCCGCGCGGCATCCGCGCCCGCTCGGTGACGGCGGCAGTCGCTGTCGTCGCGGTCGCCCTGGTCGTGGCCGGCGCCGCCCTGCTGTTGCTGCTGCGGTGGTCCCTGGTGGGCGAGGTCGATGCCGCGGTGGCGCAGCGCAGCCGGGACCTCGCCGCCGAGATCGCCGTCGAGCCGGCCGACGACCCCGGCCTGATGCCCTCACAGAACGCCGACGTCATTGCGCTGCAGGTGCAGTCCCTCGACGGACAGTTGCTGGCGGCCAACGGTTTGCTCAGCGACGGGCCGTTGCCGGTGAGTTCCCGGCCAGCACCGGGCACCAGCGTGCACGTCGACATCGCGGTACCCGCGGCCGGCGGCGAGACCTACCGGGCAGTGGCGACCGGCGCGCAGACCGCCCGCGGACCGGTCGTCGTCGTTGCGGCGCAGTCACTGGCCGGCGTCCACCACACCCTGAGCGTCGTCGCGGCGTTGCTGGTCGCCGCGACCCCGGTCCTGCTCGGCGCTGTCGGGTGGGCGACGTACGTCGCGGTCGGTCGTTCGCTGCACGCGGTGGAGGCCATCCGGCGGGGCGTGGCGCGTATCGAGTCGACCGACCTGCACCAGCGGGTCCCGGTGCCGGCGACCGGTGACGAGATTGCGCGGCTGGCCACGACCATGAACGGCATGCTGGCCCGGCTGGAGGAGTCGAGCCGGGCGCAACGGCAGTTCGTCGCCGACGCCGGCCACGAACTGCGCAGCCCGCTGGCCTCGTTGGTCGCAGCGATCGAAGTCGCTGAGTACCAACAGGAACAGGGCTCGCCGGCGTGGGCCGAGACCGCGCCGGTGCTGCGTGACGAGGTGGCCCGGTTGAGCCGTTTCGTCGACGACCTGTTGGTGCTGGCCAAGGCCGACGAACACCAGCTCACGCTGCACCTGCGCGACGTCGACCTGGACCACGTGGTCGAGATCGAGGCGGCCCGGGTGCGGGCGACCACGACGCTGCGGGTCACCGGCAGCATCGAGGCGGTCCGGGTCACCGCCGATCCGGGCCGGATCGCCCAGGTCGTCCGCAACCTCGTCGACAACGCGATCCGGCATGCCGAATCCGGCGTCGCCCTCTCGGTCAGCACCGCCGCCCATCAGGCGGTGGTCACGGTGGACGACGACGGCCCCGGCGTCGCCGAGGCCGAGCGGGAGCGGATCCTGGAGCGCTTCGTGCGGCTGGACGAGCATCGGGGCCGGGACTCGGGGGGATCCGGCCTGGGGCTGTCGATCGCCCAGGAGATCGCGATCGCGCACGGCGGCTCGATCCGCGTGGCCGAGAGCCCCTCCGGCGGGGCCCGCGTCGAACTGATCCTGCCCCGCGACTGAACCCGCTGGTGATAGCGACCGGTGGGACGAAGGTACGGCGGGGACGGCGTACCGACCCTCAGCCGCCGTCCTCGGCCAGCCGGTAGCCGGCGCCGCGCACGGTGCACAGCGCGTGGCGGTCGAACGGGTCGTCGAGTTTGCGCCGCAGGTAGCCGACGTACACCTCGACGACGTTGAGCGGGCCGCGGAACCCGGGATCCCAGACGTGCTCGACGATCTCGCTCTTGCTGACCACTCGGCCCTTATTGCGCAGGAAGAACTCCAGCAGATGGAACTCGCGAGGGGTCAGTTCCACCCGCTTGCCGCTGCGGGTGACCCGACGGCTCAACGGATCCAGGGTCAGGTCACCGGCGGCGAGCACCGCGGGCCGTTCGGGCGTCCCGCGGCGCAACAGCGCTCGCAGCCGGGCCGTGAGCACGACGAAGCTGAACGGCTTGGTCAGGTAGTCGTCGGCGCCGAGGTCCAGCGCGTCGGCCTGCTCGTGGTCGCCGTCCTTGGCCGTCAGCATGAGTACCGGCGTCCAGACCTGGCGGGCACGCAACTGCTCCAGCACCCGATAGCCGTTCAGCTGCGGCAACATCAGGTCCAGCACGATCACGTCGTACTGCTGCTCGGTGGCCGCCCACAGTCCCTCGACGCCGTCGTGGACGATGTCGACGGTGAATCCCTCGGCTGTCAGCCCGCGCCGGATCGTGTCGGCGAGCCGAACCTCGTCGTCGACCACCAGCACCCGCACTGTTCCTCCAGCCTCGCCCGTCCCGGTCGGCCTTGCCCGTCCCGGTCGGCAGGTCACGCCGGTACGTCAGCCGGGGCTGCACGGCGGCGCTCCACCGGGCAGTGCCGCCGGGCACGGAACCCACGCCCGTACTGCCGTGGACGGAGGCCGCGCCGGTCGCATTGTGCCGGGCCGTGCTGAGAACCCCCTGAAGCGCCGCCGACTGCGACCGGTCGGCCGCCTGCCGCTGCCCGCTCGCGCCCCCTGGCCGCGCGGCCCCTAGCATCGCGACCCGAGTGTCGTGGAGGTGAGAGCGTGGCGCGCAGGACGCTGGTGATCGGTGGGACCGGGCCGACCGGCCGCTGGGTCGTCGAGGGTCTGCTCGACAGCGGCGACGCGGTCACGATCCTGCATGGTGGGCAGCACGAGGTGGACTTCAGCCGGCCGGTCGAACACCTTCACGCCGACGTCCATTTCGTCGAAACTCTGACCGCCGCGCTGGCCGGTCGCGACTTCGACGTCGTCGTCGCGATGTACGGCCGCACCCGGTTGCTCGCCGAGGTCCTCGCCGGCCGGACCGCGCGGCTGGTCGCGATCGGCGGTAGCGCCTACTCCCGCGACGAAACCCGGCACGGGCCGTTGGGCGCGCCCGCCGTGCTCGACGAGCACGCCCCGATGGTCGACGATCCGAACGGACCCCGGTTGCAGCACAAGGTCTGGCTGACCGAGCAGGCGTTGCTCGGCGCGCACGCCGCCGGCGCCTTCGCGGTGACGGTGCTGCGGTATCCACCGGTGGTCTACGGACCCGGCGCGCTCGCCCCACGGGACTGGAGCGTGGTACGCCGGATCCTCGACGGCCGGGCCAGGATCCTGGTCGCCCACGGCGGGACGACGGTGCGCAGCCGGGTCTACGCGGCGAACGCGGCGCGCGCTGTGCTGCTCGCCGTGGCCGAGCCGTCGGCAGCAGGCCAGATCTACAACGTGGCCGACGACGAGCAGCACAGCGAGGGTCAGCTCATCCAGTACGTCGCCGGCCTGCTCGGCCGGCAGGTCGAGCTGGTCGGTGTCCCCGGTGAGATCGCGACCAAGGTGTACCGCCACGTCGACAGCTCGCACCAGACCCGGCTGCTGGATACCGGCAAGATCCGCCGGGAACTGGGGTACTCCGACGCGGTCGCCGTGCCAGCGGCGCTCGCCGCGACCGTGGAATGGTTGCAGCGCAACCCCTTGCCGCCGGGCGGTGAGGCCGAGCAACAGCTGGGCGACCCGTTCGACTACGCGCTGGAGGACCGCATCGCCCAGGAGTACGGCGAGGTGCTGGCCCGGACCAGCACGCTGGAGTCGGTCCCGGGCGTCGCCGGGCACATGTACCGCCACCCCACCCGACCCGGGGAGGGTTGGCGCAGCCCGTCGTGACCGGCGTCCCCGTCGCGGCCGGGCGCGAGATCAGCCCTCCAGGGCCCGCTCTGCGGCGACAGCGCGGATGTGCTTGACGTACGCCTCGATGCCCAAGTCGTTGAGGTCGGCGGCGACATGCAGGGCGGCGAGCATCTCCTCGTCCAGCGAGCCGGCCGCTGGTTGGGTCGCCTCGACCCGCATCCCGGCCTCGTCGGACGGGCGCATCGAGATCTCGGTGAAGCCCCGCAGGCTCAGCTTCTTCACGGTGTCGGCGAGGACGTCGGGATCGGTGATCCGATCGACCGTGAAGTTCATCCGCATGATGTGAGTAGGCATGTGCGAGACCTCCTTGGTACTGCGTGTGGACCCGAACGTCTCGGTCAGCTGGTCACCCGCGGTGGCCGCCAGAAGACCGCCAGGAGTGCCAGCGCGCCGAGGAGGCCACCGCCGGCGGCGACGGCCAGCCCGACCCAGCCGTCCAGCGCCGTATCGATGCCGATGGCATGGTCGAGCGAGAGCCGGCCGGGTCCCAGTGCTCCCAGTGCCGACGCGACGACGGCCAGGGTCAGGACGTACTCCCAGCCTTCCTTGACGATGAAGAACCCGCGACCGCGGTGGTACGCCAGGCCCGCTACCGCCATCACGCCGACGACGCCGGCGGCCGCGACGCTGGTGATGAGGCCCAACAGCAACAACACGCCGCCGACGATCTCGGTGATCACGCTCATCCAGGCCTGGCCGAGCGGCTGGCGCAGGCCGATGCTCCCGAACCACCGAGCAGTGCCGCTGATCTTGCCGCCACGGGCGAGGTGGTTCCAGCCGTGGGCGATCATGACGACCCCGATGATCGCCCGGATGAGCACCGCGGCGATGTCGATCTCGATCAAGGTCGTGCCTCCAGGAATGGGCCGATTCTGCGGTGATCGTAGCGATACGGCGGCGATCCGACCCGGCGGCAACGCGGCGCCGGGCTCCGCTGCCAGTGCCGCCGGTGGCGCGCCTCGCCGCGGCGGCCGGCGCGGCTTTCGCTGAGACCGACGCTCAGGTGCGCGGCGTAGGGTCGGCTCGTCTCCGGATGAGACGACGCCCCCGTCCGGCCTTCGGGCTGGACGGGGGCTGCTTCGTCACTGCGTCAGGCGGTTGCTACGGCCGCACTCCCGGGGCTGTTTCGTCGGTGGCTGCGGCCCGGTCCTGTGCCGAGCTGCCGGTTTCCGTCGCCGAGCTTCGGCGGACCGGTTTGGAACCGGCACGGGCCGGAGATCACCGGGAGCGGACGGGGCCTTCTGGGAGGAGACGTCGTGGCCGGCATTCTGTGGGTGATCGCGGTTGTCCTGGTGATCGCGGGCATTGTCACGTTGGTCCGAGGCCAGGTCATCCTCGGCATTGTGTTGATCGTCGCCGGCCTGCTCGTCGGCCCGGGGGGCGTCAGCATCTTCAGCAATCGCTGACGGGCAATCGCGAGCGCGAAGGTGAGGGGCCGGAGTTCGGGTCCTTGTCTGGCGGTGCGGCGGAAACGACTCAGCGCTTCCGCCTGGACAGACGGAAGCGCTGGTCACGATGGTGCGCCGCCAGGGACTCGAACCCCGAACCCGCGGATTAAGAGTCCGCTGCTCTGCCAGTTGAGCTAGCGGCGCGAGCCCGCCGAGGGTAGCACCGCGCGCCGCTGGCCTCCCACTCCAGCAGCTCCCGCGACCCCGGTCCACGCGGATCGACCAGGTCCATGAGCAGCGTGAGCGGTACGCCCTGACGCAGCAGGGTCAACGCCAGGGACGGCGCTGTCCCACGGTTCCCTGTCATGTGCTGGCTCCTTCCGCCGGTACCGATGCCATCGGTCGGCCGCTGCCGGCGATGGTGACCCGAACGAGTGGTGCCGCCACGCAGCCACGCCCTGGCTGCCGGACGGTTCACCCTTCCGGCGCAACAGATCACGTCCGCGCCGTGTCGCTGAGCCGACAACTGGCCTTGACGATCGTCGGCTGCGTCGTCGGGCAGGGGAAACGTCGCCGTCACGCGGCCATGGGACAGTGCACCGGCGTACCGGTGTCCGGGTCCGGTCGGCGAGGTGAGGAGGCGCTGGGGTGCCGGTGTTGCTCGTGCGGATCACCGTTCCCGACCGTCCCGGCAGCCTGGCATCGGTGACCGGCGCGATCGCTGCGACGGGGGCGGACGTGGTCTCCATCGACGTCCTCGGCGCCGAGGAGGGCAGGGCCGTCGACGACGTCGCCCTGCGGGCCACCGGCGCGGACGCGCGCGAGCGGATCCGGCTCGCGCTGGAAGGTCTGCCCGGCGTGGCGGTCGAGTCGATCCGGGTGGCGCGGGGCCTGCCGGGGCACCGACCCGACCTCGACGCGCTGACCTGGGTCGCCCGCGACCCGGGCCGGGCCTTGGTCACCTATGCCGATCACCTGCCGCTGATGCTCGGTGCGGACTGGGCGGTGCTGGCCGAACCGGGCCCCGGGGGGACCTGGACGCTGATCCACCGGTCGCCCGGCGCTCCCGCCGAACCAGATCTGCCGCTGCCGGCGACGCCGGTCGTCGCGGCTCGGGCTGCCCGGGACGAGGGCAGCCCCCGCACCGCCGCCCTGGTCGGGCTCGCCGGCGGCCGCTGGCTGTTCGTCGCGGTCCGCGACGAGGGCCCGCCGTTCCGGCGTCAGGAACTGCTGCACCTGCAGCGGGTGACCGACCTGTTCGTCCTGCTGGCGGAGCCCACGCAGTAGCGTCCCTGCGGTGGCGGCCGACCCTCGTTCGACACCCGCGCGGCGCTACCTCGGCACTCCGGCCACCGCGCCCGGCCCGTCGGGCTGGTCCATGCTGCGTGACCTGCGCGCCATCAGGTCCGACCCGTTGCGCTTCCTGGAGCGCAGCTGGCGCCGGTACGGCGATGTCCTCCAGTACCCGATCCCGCGGCCGCCGACGTACCTGGTCACCGATCCCGCCGGGGTACGGCAGGTGCTGCAGGGCAATGCCACCAACTACGGCAAGGGCACGATCCAGTACTCCGCGCTGGCCCTGGTGACCGGAGACGGCCTGCTGACCGCGGACACAGCCGCGTGGCGCGAGCAGCGCCGGCTGGTGCAGCCGGCGTTCCACCACCAGTCGCTCGGGTCGGTCGGCGAGCACATCGCCACCGCCGTCCGGCGCGTCGATTCCGCCTGGGCTGCAGCGGGTCCCGGCGCCATTGTCGACGTCGAGACGGCCATGATGCGGCTGTCGCTGGACGTCGTGGCCGGCGCGCTGTTCGGGACCGACCTGGCCGGCAGCGCCGATCGGCTCGTGGCGGCCACGCTGCGGGCCCTCGCCGTCGTGGTGGCCCGCGCGCGCACCCCGATCGCGCCGCCGGTATGGGCGCCGACCCCGGACAGCACCCGGCTGCGGCGCGCGCTGCGGGACCTCGACGAGGTCGTGGCCGTCCTGATCGCGCAGCGCCGCCGGCGTGGCCCGACGG is a window from the Actinomycetota bacterium genome containing:
- a CDS encoding HAMP domain-containing protein, which encodes MAAAGWSRSWWPRGIRARSVTAAVAVVAVALVVAGAALLLLLRWSLVGEVDAAVAQRSRDLAAEIAVEPADDPGLMPSQNADVIALQVQSLDGQLLAANGLLSDGPLPVSSRPAPGTSVHVDIAVPAAGGETYRAVATGAQTARGPVVVVAAQSLAGVHHTLSVVAALLVAATPVLLGAVGWATYVAVGRSLHAVEAIRRGVARIESTDLHQRVPVPATGDEIARLATTMNGMLARLEESSRAQRQFVADAGHELRSPLASLVAAIEVAEYQQEQGSPAWAETAPVLRDEVARLSRFVDDLLVLAKADEHQLTLHLRDVDLDHVVEIEAARVRATTTLRVTGSIEAVRVTADPGRIAQVVRNLVDNAIRHAESGVALSVSTAAHQAVVTVDDDGPGVAEAERERILERFVRLDEHRGRDSGGSGLGLSIAQEIAIAHGGSIRVAESPSGGARVELILPRD
- a CDS encoding response regulator transcription factor; translation: MRVLVVDDEVRLADTIRRGLTAEGFTVDIVHDGVEGLWAATEQQYDVIVLDLMLPQLNGYRVLEQLRARQVWTPVLMLTAKDGDHEQADALDLGADDYLTKPFSFVVLTARLRALLRRGTPERPAVLAAGDLTLDPLSRRVTRSGKRVELTPREFHLLEFFLRNKGRVVSKSEIVEHVWDPGFRGPLNVVEVYVGYLRRKLDDPFDRHALCTVRGAGYRLAEDGG
- a CDS encoding NAD-dependent epimerase/dehydratase family protein, which translates into the protein MARRTLVIGGTGPTGRWVVEGLLDSGDAVTILHGGQHEVDFSRPVEHLHADVHFVETLTAALAGRDFDVVVAMYGRTRLLAEVLAGRTARLVAIGGSAYSRDETRHGPLGAPAVLDEHAPMVDDPNGPRLQHKVWLTEQALLGAHAAGAFAVTVLRYPPVVYGPGALAPRDWSVVRRILDGRARILVAHGGTTVRSRVYAANAARAVLLAVAEPSAAGQIYNVADDEQHSEGQLIQYVAGLLGRQVELVGVPGEIATKVYRHVDSSHQTRLLDTGKIRRELGYSDAVAVPAALAATVEWLQRNPLPPGGEAEQQLGDPFDYALEDRIAQEYGEVLARTSTLESVPGVAGHMYRHPTRPGEGWRSPS
- a CDS encoding DoxX family protein, producing MIEIDIAAVLIRAIIGVVMIAHGWNHLARGGKISGTARWFGSIGLRQPLGQAWMSVITEIVGGVLLLLGLITSVAAAGVVGVMAVAGLAYHRGRGFFIVKEGWEYVLTLAVVASALGALGPGRLSLDHAIGIDTALDGWVGLAVAAGGGLLGALALLAVFWRPPRVTS
- a CDS encoding ACT domain-containing protein; translated protein: MPVLLVRITVPDRPGSLASVTGAIAATGADVVSIDVLGAEEGRAVDDVALRATGADARERIRLALEGLPGVAVESIRVARGLPGHRPDLDALTWVARDPGRALVTYADHLPLMLGADWAVLAEPGPGGTWTLIHRSPGAPAEPDLPLPATPVVAARAARDEGSPRTAALVGLAGGRWLFVAVRDEGPPFRRQELLHLQRVTDLFVLLAEPTQ
- a CDS encoding cytochrome P450, whose protein sequence is MAADPRSTPARRYLGTPATAPGPSGWSMLRDLRAIRSDPLRFLERSWRRYGDVLQYPIPRPPTYLVTDPAGVRQVLQGNATNYGKGTIQYSALALVTGDGLLTADTAAWREQRRLVQPAFHHQSLGSVGEHIATAVRRVDSAWAAAGPGAIVDVETAMMRLSLDVVAGALFGTDLAGSADRLVAATLRALAVVVARARTPIAPPVWAPTPDSTRLRRALRDLDEVVAVLIAQRRRRGPTASAPDLLDLLLQAYDGQSAAVTGRGVRDQLVTFIVAGHETVGSALAWAWWLLARHPAVASQLSEEARTVLGDRDPTVADVAALPWTRAVFDEVLRLYPPAWLLSRRSHAADEVAGHRLLPGSLVIISPYLLHRHPAAWPQPQLFDPGRFAGAERSAVSRTAYLPFGAGPRLCIGRELALAEGVLVLAALSRRWRPTALPGQVVRASPVVTIRPRGGMPLRLARS